A region of Emys orbicularis isolate rEmyOrb1 chromosome 20, rEmyOrb1.hap1, whole genome shotgun sequence DNA encodes the following proteins:
- the LOC135892225 gene encoding protein NKG7-like has protein sequence MASLLIPSTGLALLSLLLLLAALGSDHWLVATSRLVTSYSGLWKVCVNSGCWTFASVPGYIAATRAFLFLALIAGFLSFFALLASFFRSHLSSMSLTLVSAVGSFSAGLCAMIALTVYTGEFTGAVNVPPGQVTFGWSFGLGWASFPLFLITGVVTLRTLRAP, from the exons ATGGCGTCTCTCCTGATCCCCAGCACcggcctggccctgctcagcctcctgctgctcctggccgccctgggCTCCGACCACTGGCTGGTGGCCACCAGCCGCCTTGTCACGTCCTATTCGGGGCTGTGGAAAGTCTGCGTGAATTCAGGGTGTTGGACGTTTGCTTCAGTGCCAG GTTACATTGCGGCCACCAGGGCTTTCCTGTTCCTGGCCCTGATCGCTGGGTTTCTCTCCTTCTTCGCTCTCCTCGCTTCGTTCTTCCGCTCCCACCTCAGCTCCATGTCCCTGACCCTGGTCTCTGCCGTGGGCAGCTTCAGTGCAG GGCTCTGTGCCATGATCGCGCTGACCGTGTACACAGGGGAGTTCACTGGGGCCGTGAATGTCCCGCCGGGCCAAGTCACCTTCGGCTGGTCCTTCGGCCTCGGCTgggcctccttccccctcttcctcaTCACTG